Part of the Chitinivibrionales bacterium genome, TCACGGATGCCCTCCGCCGCGGACGCGCCGGCAAGGCCGCCGCCGATTATTATATACTTGTAATCATTATTTTCCATACGTTGGAATTTCCCTTATTTTTTTGCCGCGTCCGGGGGCAGGAGCGTCGCCGCCACCGATATTTTCGTCCCGGCGAGGGCCCTCGAAACCGGGCATCCCCGCTTTGCCTCCTCCGCCAGTTTTTGAAACGTCGTTTCGTCAAGGCCGGACACGCTGGCCTCGGTTGCAAGGTCGATTGATGTTATGGCAAATCCGGCCGCGTCCTTTTCGATTGCCACCCTGGCAACGGTTTTTATGGAAGCCGGCACATGGCCCGCATGCTCCAGGATCCCCGCAAAGGCCATGGAAAAACAGCCTGCGTGCGCAGCGCCGATGAGCTCCTCGGGGTTTGATCCCTTGC contains:
- a CDS encoding OsmC family protein gives rise to the protein MPVRTSEAVWKGTLVGGVGEMKTGSGGIKFPYSFSSRFEAGKGSNPEELIGAAHAGCFSMAFAGILEHAGHVPASIKTVARVAIEKDAAGFAITSIDLATEASVSGLDETTFQKLAEEAKRGCPVSRALAGTKISVAATLLPPDAAKK